In Ketobacter sp. MCCC 1A13808, the sequence GGTGCAACGTATCGTTGAAGCCTATGACAAATTCGAATCCACATTACCGGACAATGAACTGAATCATGGCAGATAAGATCGATCTTGATATTGATCTGCAGCTGGCCAGTGCAGAAGACAATCTGCCCACCGAGGACCAAGTGAATCAATGGGTCACCACCTCGCTGCAGGCTGTTCATTACAAAACACCCCCGGATCTCACAACCGAGTTGACACTCAGAATAGTGAATCAGGAAGAAAGCCGGTCAATGAATAAAAGTTACCGCAATAAAGATTATGCGACCAATGTCTTATCGTTTCCTTTTGAAGGTCCGGAAGGCATTCCGCTGGCATTACTGGGGGATCTGGTGATTTGTGCTCCGGTAGTAAAACAGGAATCACAGGAGCAACACAAACCCCTGCAACATCATTGGGCTCACATGGTGGTCCACGGTACTCTTCACCTGCTGGGTTATGATCATATGGAAGCGGCAGAAGCCGACGAAATGGAAGCGTTAGAGGTGCAAATCCTGAAACAATTGGATATTGCAGACCCCTATCAGAATTATCACGAAACTTAGGAGAGACATTCGTCATCATGAGCGACGATCACAGTCGTAACGGTTCACAAGGTAAAAGCTTGCTGGACAAAATCGCAAATTTTTTATCGGGTGAACCGCAAAACCAATCAGAGGTCCTCGAAATACTGACCAGTGCTCATCGCAGTGGATTGGTTGACTCAGAAGCGTTGGGGATTTTTCAGGGAGCATTGCAGGTTTCAGACATGCAAGTGCGCGAGATTATGATTCCGCGCGCCCAGTGCATCATTATCAATGCTGGTGCAAAACCCGAAGAATATTTGCCTCCGATTATTGAATCAGCGCATTCGCGTTTTCCGGTTTATGGTGATTCAAGCGATGACATCATTGGCATATTGCTGGCGAAAGATTTGCTGGATCTGGCCTACAAAGGCAAGCTGGAAAAAACGCCGTTAAAGGATCTGATCCGTCCTGCGACACTGGTTCCTGAAAGTAAGCGCCTGAATGTATTGCTCAAGGACTTCCGCCAGTCCCGCACCCATATGGCGATCGTGGTAAATGAGTACGGCAAAATGTCCGGCCTGGTTACGATCGAAGATGTGCTTGAACAGATAGTGGGTGAGATCGATGACGAACACGACTTCGACGATGAGTATATGATCAAGCAAGCTGGCAGCAATGAGTTTGTGGTCAAGGCGGTTACGCCAATCGATGAATTCAATGAGCATTTTTCAACAGCGTTCAATGAAGACGAATACGACACCATCGGCGGCATTGTGCTCAGCCATTTCGGGCACTTGCCCAAACGCGAGGAAAGCGTCAACATTGGCAAATATCATTTCACGGTGCTGAATGCTGACAACCGCGCTATCCGACTGTTGAAGGTTAGTCAAAACCACCATTAACTAATTCGTATAAAAACCCACATGACTTTAAAGACCTCCATTAGCGCGGGCGCCAAGGGCGCCGTGCTGGCCTTTGTTGCCGGCGCGCTCTTCCCCCTGGGTTTAGCGCCGGTTGGTGCCTGGCCGATCATCCCGGTTTCCCTGGCATTGCTGTTGTTTGTATTAGAGGGTCAGACCTCAAGTGTGGTGTTTCGCAGAGCGCTGATATTCGGTCTTGGTTTCAACGGCGTCGGGGTATCCTGGGTATTCGTCAGTATCCACTATTTTGGCGGCACGCCCGCCTGGCTCGCCGCAATCGGCACCGGGGCCTTTATCTTGACGCTGAGCCTGGTTTTCTTTGCGGTGCCGTTCTGGTTCGCACGGAAGCTCAGAATCGACCACTACGCCATAATCAGTTTCCCAGCCCTGTGGGTGGCAATCGAATGGAGTAAAAGCTGGTTCCTCAGTGGCTTCCCCTGGCTATGGGCAGGGTACGGATTTGTCGACTCCCCCTTCGCCGGGCTCGCACCTATTTCCGGAGTACTGGGCCTCAGTTACATGTCAGCCCTGTGCGCCGTTTTTTTGCGTTTCATGGTTTTGCGCCAACGCACTATTCGTATTGCTTCGGCCTGCGCCCTTGGCGTTTTA encodes:
- the ybeY gene encoding rRNA maturation RNase YbeY, whose amino-acid sequence is MADKIDLDIDLQLASAEDNLPTEDQVNQWVTTSLQAVHYKTPPDLTTELTLRIVNQEESRSMNKSYRNKDYATNVLSFPFEGPEGIPLALLGDLVICAPVVKQESQEQHKPLQHHWAHMVVHGTLHLLGYDHMEAAEADEMEALEVQILKQLDIADPYQNYHET
- a CDS encoding HlyC/CorC family transporter produces the protein MSDDHSRNGSQGKSLLDKIANFLSGEPQNQSEVLEILTSAHRSGLVDSEALGIFQGALQVSDMQVREIMIPRAQCIIINAGAKPEEYLPPIIESAHSRFPVYGDSSDDIIGILLAKDLLDLAYKGKLEKTPLKDLIRPATLVPESKRLNVLLKDFRQSRTHMAIVVNEYGKMSGLVTIEDVLEQIVGEIDDEHDFDDEYMIKQAGSNEFVVKAVTPIDEFNEHFSTAFNEDEYDTIGGIVLSHFGHLPKREESVNIGKYHFTVLNADNRAIRLLKVSQNHH